Part of the Vigna radiata var. radiata cultivar VC1973A chromosome 11, Vradiata_ver6, whole genome shotgun sequence genome is shown below.
GTGGCAGCGACCACGACTTCGAAGATAGGGGAGGGTTTTTTCCCTGCTTGCGAACGAAGGGTAACCGGCGATGACCTTGGCCGTGACCCGTGGTGTTGGTGGTGCTTTGGCTGGCGACTCGCGGCGGCTGGGCTTGCTCAAACGACAGTGACTGATCGGATGGGGTGGTGGCGTGCGAACCGAAATGGAGGAAGGGCGATCGGTGGCTCTAGCAGCTCGCGATGTCACCGGCGACACCATTGACGACGGTCTGTGGCGGAGATGTCGAGTGGTGAGATGGTAGCCTTGGGTTCTATCGGCGGAGATGAGGGGCTGCTAGTGTCATCGAGAGAGACCCTTTGTGTTATTCTCCGTTGAATGAAATGAGGTGAGATGTGGAAACCCTAAAgtggaattagggtttcagaggaagaagaaagtcttattcccactttgcccttctattcattaataatttttaatataaaattcatttataatgccACGTTATCAATACTTAAACGGCCGTTAACGATCAAATTAACCGTTTTGATGACTCAATTgagaaagtttaaaagaaaaggaccAAAGTGGGAGAACCGAAAATAAAAACgtctaaatggtttaaaccaatataaaacaataaatagtcCAAAGTGGAGGGTGAGTTGGATAACAATTTGCATGAGCACGTGGTGTTACTCTGTTAGGGGTGTTTCATCTACATCTTTCATCTTGTATATtcaaaaattccaattttaattttaattaatattttcttaatatttttttctcgcATTACGTTACATATCTgagtttttctctttcttactaAAATCACtctatagattttgaaattggtATAGAttctaaaattgttttcataaattttttaattattaaattaaaattaaataattattaaattttaaataaaaaaatttgaaaagatttacTTATCGAATTTTGATTCTcaataaactattatattatttcttttaattaaaatttcataattatttaatttcattaaaattttaatattatttaatattttttatattttaataattattaaaatatgatttatattacaataataattatattaaaaaaaaataattaaaataaaaatagtaacaataaaaataaaaaatattatataaatttgatttaataattatatttaaatatattaaattatattaaaatattaaattaaacttaataattattaaattttaaataaaagaacttgTAAAAAGCTTGTTTATCTAATATCAAAATATGTTAACGGATTCcgtaaacaaattttttaaaattttgctttttatttaaaatttaatttaaaattgcaatattatttataatatttttaaacaatttttaatatttacttttattttaattacatttgcttttatttttttaatataattattacaatagtaaaaattatgttttaataattattaagatataaagttaggttaaataatgttaaaattttaaattaaattaaattatcattaaattttgaatctagaaatgaattttaaaaaatttatgaaaaaaattttaaaattagtataaatttgtggagatttcaaaatttatagtGATAttaagaaaggagaaaaatttACAGAAGTGTAGGGTGactttatgaaaaaagaaaaaaaaattaaaaaatattaattaaagttaaaattagaatttttgaaaatagtttAGAGATATAGGCTCAAACACCCGTCTGGTCTAGCCCATTCCACTCCGGTCCAATCTATAAAACAGATTGTTCAGCTTCTTCAAATCTATGAAATGAAATTGAGTGATAGGAATCTTCGGGAACAATCTATTTTCCGTTGGATTTGATCAGTTCAATCTCCTCTCCTTCCTTTCGCCTCTGTTTCTTTCTCATCCTTCCAATACAGATTTAATCCTTTGTGTAAGTTTTCATCTCACTCTTATCATTGCTTCACACACTCTTGCAAGCGTGATATTTTCTCAATTCATTTCTCCGAGTTTTATGTTCATGATCTCCAATGTGTGTAAGTGAATGCGCTGGCTTGAATTGAATGAATTGAAGTCTTCATAATGTGTTCGTATAGTCATAGTacaatttttcttcctcttctttttttttttttttaagaaaactaaGTTATTCAAATTAAAGAGTGCGAAGAATCGCTTAGTGCATGGCTACGATCTTTAATTTTGTAGACAAATTTGTGATCGTAAACCATTTTTTGAAACCGTATAAGAATTGTATCTTACGAactgataaatataaattttcgtTTTCTCCGCTGGCTAAATCCGTTTAGTTTTCGTTTGCAAAAATTCATTCTTATGTAGATGCTTTATCACAAGTAATTAATGGGTATGGCCATATGGATTGGATTATACTGCCAATATCAATCTGTGATGTGATGATACCAGTTGCAATAATCGATTTGTAGATGTGTCTAACACCTTTTACGAACGAGACTCCGTTTGGTCTTTCCTATGTTTTAAGTTGGTCAGATGTGTTTTTTCTCACGATGGAGTTATTCATAAATCTAAAGCATGTTTCTTTCAATCATTGCAGGTAACGGACGGTACAGAAAAAATGCGGGGTTCTGTTGCACTCGTGCTGTCTCCAAAATGCAGGTTCTGGCAAAAGTACTCGATGAATGGATCACGGGGTATTGTGTAATGCcttctatttttatattgtatagattgtattttttaatttattggaagcttttgtttatttgttacCTGTTAAACTTCGCGAGaagataagaaaatttatttatcacaCACAATTTTATGCTTGAAACAGGATTGTCGACGACTTCAATACCTAAGAAACAAGAGGAGAATGAAGCTAGCAAAACTAGGAGAAAGTTGGCTGACCCGGTAGTCGCCTATAGCAAGCCTCCACCATTTCCACCTGTTATTGGACCGTTGGTTGTTGTCTCGTTGCTAGAGAGTACTGATGAAAGAGACAAGTGATGTGATATCCAACCCTCTGGTGCTAGCAGTAAGTAGTGTGATCCTTACTTGAAGAAAGTCTTAGAAATAAAAATCACTAGAGTGATTGCAGAGCTTAGTAATCGAACAAAGAAGCTCCATAGCTTTATGTAGCCCTCTAGGATAGGATGAAGCCAGCATGCTATAAATATGTTGTAAACTTTCAATATCCATGTTAGTATTACATGAGGACTTCTCAAGAACCCTGCAGGAACATGCACATGTGTATGTTAATTGAAGTTTTTTGGATGGCTAAAAGGAATTGTAAAATACAAGAACGATGACTTACATTCAGCTAGTTTTGGAAAGTTGTCAAATGTCGAAGTCACGTTTTTCAATAGGGTCTGAATTTTTCAAGAGGGACGCCAATTAAACATAtccggaaaaaaaaaaagtatcatagATTATCATATATGAGATGGCTGTGCATAAAGGAAGGGGGAAAAATAAAGTTACTTTCAGTATcacagaaataaaaaaactatggaAGAGACAATTCACATTTGGGGGCTTACCAAAACTATGCTTCCTGGTTTGATAGGTGATTCAATTAATACCTCAGTTCTCCTGGATTTACTTTTATTGTGAGCACATGATTTACTTACACAAATAAAAGACCGGAATGAATCGTTTTGCTACGTACCAAATGGTCAGGTTCTTTCCCAATTTTGTTAACTTGAAGAAGGTGCAACCTCTTGTGAATGGAATCTGTTTCTCTTTCCATTCTGCCATACCACAAAGATTGTAATCAACCTCTTGATCATTTGTTTATTAAGAGAACACTAAAAACTAATGAGAAAATTAATAGATGTACGAAAGAAATATGACCCATATGCCAGTTCGCTGCGGCAGTTAAATCATCTCCCTCGTATATATGTTTCACCCTGAATTTCACATTCCGGCCCATGCATTCAGTAAGCTGTTGTAAGAAGCGCATAACTTCCTGCAATGTTATTTTTACACTATCAGCAGAGCTATTTAAAATTGCAACAAACCACGGCTTAGTTTTGGTAGGAAATACGGTTCTGAAACAAACCTTCTTTCCCTGGAATGGTTTGGTGAAGGCATAGTCTTCAAAGCAAGCATCTTCGGATATACACTCATCCAATTGTCGCAGGTCTTTACCGTTGATGCTTGTGAAGTACTCATCAACAGTTTCTGCTGAAGAAAGAGAATTTTGCTGAGAATTGGGATCTCTTTTTGAAGCCATGGCTAAAATTCTATTTCTACCCCAATATTTGCCCAGGACATTGTTGTTGATGGTGTGTCGTTTTATCTCTATCTTGTCTGAGTACAAGCTGCATTTTGTTCTTCTGGAGGGGAACCTGATGGCCAGTCTCTTTGTGATGTTGGAGTCTATTCCCAGCCGATGGCATGAAGTTCTGGCGGGTAAATTGATCACAGCTTCCATTTGTAAATTTTCTTACCCAAATATTACCATTGACGAGCAGTGGCACTGATACTAATATCTTCTGCCTATGTGACTTACTTGAGGAAAAGAACAAAGAGTTTTCTCTAGCCTCAATCAAAGAATCGATCGTAGTTTGCTTAGATGCTTCATTTGTTTTGCTGTATCTGACTTGGCATGAAATCCAAGAATATGTTATCTCAGGAACAAAAGTCAAGTGCATATGTTCTAACGCAAGGAAAGAAAGACAAATTCTATCTGTCTATGTCCTTGTGTCCACCTTAACAGGATGCAGGCCTGAATCTTCCACGTAATAGACAAGTTAGGTCAACCAAATACCATCCAGTCAACCGTCACAAAAAGCACCAATTGAACACATATCAGACAAAAACATTGACAaaccttcttttattttttttatatcatggtGCACGGCGGTCGTGTTTGATATCagaaaaacaagttttataACCCTGTGACACCGCACCATCATCATGTGTatataaataacatgaaaaatgtTCCATACACACTCAAATCATTAACATAgaatcatatattaatatttgctTGACCTGAATATACATAAACACAGCCAGCTGGTCTTGCAGCTGAATCTGAGACAGCGACAAAGAAGTGCAGCATGCTCCTGAATTGATGTCCAAATGTCAACATACGTATCTGTCCAAGGAAGAAACAAGCGACTAAGGAAGATACTAAAGATCCTACTGATTTACCCGCACGTGTTCATCGCTCCTACTGGTGAAGGCTGAAAGGAACAATAATCCTATATCTTTGAAACTACATAATACAGTACACGCTTGCGATGATTTGTTTTTGtctcattcaaaataaaaaagtatggATTCGACGCTGAAGTTGTCATCCGTTGAGAGGAAAGGAATCTTATAGAGTAACACAAAATAGCTGGCATGCTCCCTAACTCCCACCAGCGAGACAGTGCTGCTTCACCCTCTTTCCCGATATTAATTTGCATCACTCTCCTACGCTCTCCTACctaactatattaaaatatggaTAGAGTTTTTCAGGGTTCTTTTCTATATAAACTCCTTCCTACCTTACATTTCCTCCTACCCAGGTCTTCACATAATCACTATTTGCTACCTCCACTAAAAAGATCAGTTCTTTTAATAGTAAGAGAATGAACAACAGAATGGGTCGTGTTTCAGCTGCTGAATTTGCCAACAGGAACAGGTTGAGAAGCCAAAAGCCACTTCCAAAAAGAGGGCAGATTAAGTCCAAGATAGCAGCCAATGCTTTTCATTCAATCATATCTGTAATTTCCAGAGCATCTTCCTCCGCCTCCAATTCTCCAAGGAAAATCTAGTTGCTGTCATAATCCACTACTTGTTCACGTTCATTTGTAATTTGTATTCCCTTTTAGGTAGCTTTCGTTCTATCCTTTATATATTGTTCGCTCTTTCTCAGTTAGCAATATCCAGTTTTGAATGTACACTCAATTAGAAAGGAATTTTTGTCAATTTCTAGGCTATGCCGTGCACTTAATCcaatatttgttaattaataGTTATACCGTCAAGTGCTAATCATGGTAATTTGCACTCTTGATAAATTATGAAAACTTCTAGTATCATCTGCATAAAAAAGCAATGAATTCTATACTATGGAATATGAATACATGGGTTAGTGCATAATTTGTCAAGCTTTTTTTGGGCCCATAGTTTATTGGATAGGCCTGGATATACCATCTTCCATGCAggcaaatataataaaaaacattcaaaattatcACAAACTCCAAATACAGTAAaagaaacaagataaaaaaataaaattaggtccAACAGATTCAATCCGAACAAACTAAATTCTTAGCTGCAAGAACTCAAAATTAgttcatataaaaattttaatttcctttttaactCATCGGATTGACTCACGGTTCAACCCATCTTAACATCAGGTGAGATAGatataaagagagagaaaacattttcttaacCTAGTCAGAAAGTTGGCgtaaattgattaatttagaAAAGTTTAGAGGTGAAGGAAGAAAAATTGGTGGTGCAAGAAGGAAGCCCCGTACAGTAGAAAAGAGGGAAACTCTATAAGGCACAAGTACCCCTTGCAGATGACGGGCCGATGGAATGGTCCTACGGGAGCGAGacatgaatatttttcttctgCGCTTTATAGGGTGCACGAGTTAGCAAACACAATAGAGagtttatttgataaattcattaatattagtttagatcaaatttaaaaataaaaagttaaaagaaattatagaagatagtttctaattttgtaaaaaagtgTTTATGAAGTTTTTCAAGAACATTTACCATTCATCATCGTGGTTTAGTGGGGTAAAGTTTCTCATTATTATATGTTACTCCCAGTACTGTATGTATacattaaaggaaaaataactACCGTGTTATATTAGTTATCTGCTTCTGCTTTATCCACGATAGGTTGACTTTCTTATATTTAACACATGTTTCCACCTTGGACATAAAGTTTTGAGAATACCACAGAACATATTAGTAGCATTTCTCATAAATTATACAGTTTTCCAGTGGGAAACAGAACAGAGACAGAATAAAGTACCACTTCGTAAAGCATTATCATgttaactatataaaaaattatctactaCGAAAACCACAATTCATAGGTGAACAAGGCATAGTTTTACGAGATGAGgagttaacaaaaaaatttcaaacacacAAATCACAATATGTGGTTTTTTGAATTGTTCtaaaggataaaaaatattgtaatacaGTGTGTAAAAATGAATCCGTTGACCAGCTAAAAAAGTGTGGTATCTAGCAATAAAAGGTGTTGTGTATGTGTAGCAATAGTTGTTGGACAAGTAATAGAAATTGACATTAttgctttcctttttccttAAAAGGTGCTGAGTTCTATTGTGGATaagaaactttggttttatTAAGAAAAGTAACATTGTCAGAAGTCTCGTctgaaatgaaaatttcagaCAAAAAATGGCAGCACACGGTTCTATTGTTAATATGTTGTCAATGAGTGTCACAGAGAACGATAGATTTTTCATGTTTGCgcaaaaaactaatatataaagatattcTTGAAGATAACAAATTGATATAAGTTAACAACAGTAATCCGTgggtgatgaagaagaagataaacgAAAGAAAAAGACAAACGGGGAGGACTTTACCATTGCCAGTTTTAGATGATAGAGtagtttatttgttttggaTAGAAAGTAGTTAAGCACTTAATCCCCAGAAGAGTA
Proteins encoded:
- the LOC106777200 gene encoding uncharacterized protein LOC106777200 → MRGSVALVLSPKCRFWQKYSMNGSRGLSTTSIPKKQEENEASKTRRKLADPVVAYSKPPPFPPVIGPLVVVSLLESTDERDK
- the LOC106777198 gene encoding uncharacterized protein LOC106777198: MEAVINLPARTSCHRLGIDSNITKRLAIRFPSRRTKCSLYSDKIEIKRHTINNNVLGKYWGRNRILAMASKRDPNSQQNSLSSAETVDEYFTSINGKDLRQLDECISEDACFEDYAFTKPFQGKKEVMRFLQQLTECMGRNVKFRVKHIYEGDDLTAAANWHMEWKEKQIPFTRGCTFFKLTKLGKNLTIWRTEVLIESPIKPGSIVLTLLKNVTSTFDNFPKLAEWFLRSPHVILTWILKVYNIFIACWLHPILEGYIKLWSFFVRLLSSAITLVIFISKTFFK